A stretch of Salvelinus alpinus chromosome 4, SLU_Salpinus.1, whole genome shotgun sequence DNA encodes these proteins:
- the rbfox1l gene encoding RNA binding protein fox-1 homolog 1-like isoform X10: protein MWQLLDNVPENQICSDGGGPGQEAGPGSGDPTLPQVYAQPPSYPPPGQAPPTPAGRLPPLDYSPAHPNSEYQEHHQLRVYQGPQHEGADTLAAISTDDALVPVTSDSQALSVSVSSGGGAGSGSDEEGSGKAQPKRLHVSNIPFRFRDPDLRQMFGQFGKILDVEIIFNERGSKGFGFVTFESAMEADRAREKLNGTIVEGRKVEVNNATARIVTKKPQTPLVNGEVSPPGWKINPIMGAMYAPELYTGEFQFASFPYPVAAPTLAYRGSPLRGRGRAVYNTIRSAAAAAPTAMPAYPGVLYQDGLYGAEVYGGYPAAYRVAQSPSAATATYSDGYGRVYAAATDPYHHSVGPTATYGVGTMASLYRGGYNRFTPY from the exons ATGTGGCAGTTGTTGGACAATGTACCAGAGAATCAGATATGCAGTGACGGG GGAGGCCCTGGCCAGGAGGCCGGCCCCGGCAGTGGTGACCCCACCCTCCCCCAGGTCTATGCCCAGCCTCCCTCATACCCTCCACCAGGACAAGCTCCTCCCACACCTGCAGGCAGACTTCCTCCCCTAGACTATAGTCCCGCCCACCCCAACTCAGAGTACCAGGAGCATCACCAGCTCAGAGTCTATCAGGGCCCGCAACACGAAGGGGCTGACACTCTGGCAGCCATTAGCACG GACGATGCCCTGGTTCCGGTGACCTCTGACTCCCAGGCTCTGAGCGTGTCAGTGTCATCAGGGGGTGGAGCAGGAAGTGGTAGCGATGAGGAGGGGTCAGGCAAGGCCCAGCCCAAGCGTCTCCACGTCTCCAACATCCCCTTCCGCTTCAGAGACCCGGACCTCAGACAGATGTTTGGG CAATTTGGCAAGATCCTGGATGTGGAGATTATCTTTAATGAGAGAGGGTCAAAG GGTTTTGGGTTCGTGACCTTTGAGAGCGCAATGGAGGCAGACCGAGCAAGGGAAAAACTGAACGGAACGATCGTTGAGGGGAGGAAGGTTGAA GTGAACAATGCTACAGCCAGAATAGTCACCAAGAAGCCCCAAACACCTCTTGTGAATGGTGAGGTTTCAC cCCCTGGATGGAAGATCAACCCTATCATGGGAGCGATGTATGCACCTGAACTCTACACCGGTGAGTTTCAAT ttgcCAGTTTCCCCTACCCCGTAGCTGCTCCCACCCTGGCCTATCGGGGCTCACCACTGCGTGGGCGGGGCCGGGCTGTCTACAACACAATTCGCTCAGCTGCTGCAGCCGCACCCACTGCCATGCCCGCCTACCCTGG TGTGCTGTACCAAGATGGATTATATGGAGCTGAAGTCTAT GGCGGGTATCCTGCAGCATACAGAGTTGCCCAATCACCATCCGCTGCCACAGCAACATACAGTGATGG ATATGGCCGAGTTTATGCTGCTGCAACAGATCCCTACCACCATTCAGTGGGACCCACGGCAACATACGGCGTCGGAACAATG GCCAGTCTGTACAGAGGAGGATACAACCGCTTCACGCCTTACTGA
- the rbfox1l gene encoding RNA binding protein fox-1 homolog 1-like isoform X11: MWQLLDNVPENQICSDGGGPGQEAGPGSGDPTLPQVYAQPPSYPPPGQAPPTPAGRLPPLDYSPAHPNSEYQEHHQLRVYQGPQHEGADTLAAISTDDALVPVTSDSQALSVSVSSGGGAGSGSDEEGSGKAQPKRLHVSNIPFRFRDPDLRQMFGQFGKILDVEIIFNERGSKGFGFVTFESAMEADRAREKLNGTIVEGRKVEVNNATARIVTKKPQTPLVNAPGWKINPIMGAMYAPELYTGEFQFASFPYPVAAPTLAYRGSPLRGRGRAVYNTIRSAAAAAPTAMPAYPGVLYQDGLYGAEVYGGYPAAYRVAQSPSAATATYSDGYGRVYAAATDPYHHSVGPTATYGVGTMASLYRGGYNRFTPY; encoded by the exons ATGTGGCAGTTGTTGGACAATGTACCAGAGAATCAGATATGCAGTGACGGG GGAGGCCCTGGCCAGGAGGCCGGCCCCGGCAGTGGTGACCCCACCCTCCCCCAGGTCTATGCCCAGCCTCCCTCATACCCTCCACCAGGACAAGCTCCTCCCACACCTGCAGGCAGACTTCCTCCCCTAGACTATAGTCCCGCCCACCCCAACTCAGAGTACCAGGAGCATCACCAGCTCAGAGTCTATCAGGGCCCGCAACACGAAGGGGCTGACACTCTGGCAGCCATTAGCACG GACGATGCCCTGGTTCCGGTGACCTCTGACTCCCAGGCTCTGAGCGTGTCAGTGTCATCAGGGGGTGGAGCAGGAAGTGGTAGCGATGAGGAGGGGTCAGGCAAGGCCCAGCCCAAGCGTCTCCACGTCTCCAACATCCCCTTCCGCTTCAGAGACCCGGACCTCAGACAGATGTTTGGG CAATTTGGCAAGATCCTGGATGTGGAGATTATCTTTAATGAGAGAGGGTCAAAG GGTTTTGGGTTCGTGACCTTTGAGAGCGCAATGGAGGCAGACCGAGCAAGGGAAAAACTGAACGGAACGATCGTTGAGGGGAGGAAGGTTGAA GTGAACAATGCTACAGCCAGAATAGTCACCAAGAAGCCCCAAACACCTCTTGTGAATG cCCCTGGATGGAAGATCAACCCTATCATGGGAGCGATGTATGCACCTGAACTCTACACCGGTGAGTTTCAAT ttgcCAGTTTCCCCTACCCCGTAGCTGCTCCCACCCTGGCCTATCGGGGCTCACCACTGCGTGGGCGGGGCCGGGCTGTCTACAACACAATTCGCTCAGCTGCTGCAGCCGCACCCACTGCCATGCCCGCCTACCCTGG TGTGCTGTACCAAGATGGATTATATGGAGCTGAAGTCTAT GGCGGGTATCCTGCAGCATACAGAGTTGCCCAATCACCATCCGCTGCCACAGCAACATACAGTGATGG ATATGGCCGAGTTTATGCTGCTGCAACAGATCCCTACCACCATTCAGTGGGACCCACGGCAACATACGGCGTCGGAACAATG GCCAGTCTGTACAGAGGAGGATACAACCGCTTCACGCCTTACTGA